The following proteins come from a genomic window of Fulvitalea axinellae:
- a CDS encoding MGH1-like glycoside hydrolase domain-containing protein — MGKNAEEHRLEEHYNKENPWLKWGPYLSERQWGTVREDYSKDGDAWNYFPHDHARKRTYRWGEDGIAGISDDWQRICFSVALWNGKDNILKERLFGLTGEQGNHGEDVKELYYYLDNTPSHAYMKYLYKYPHATFPYDDLLKVNRERGKTEPEYELLDTGVFEGNRYFDVLVEYAKSDVEDICVRITVSNRAKEKAYVAVLPTLLMRNLWAFGMQKEKSVISLEKKTGAYGAVSIDQPDLGKYHMYYDTPDRHLFTDNETNKKDLYGQKGGTPFTKDAFHKAVVGNDYKFLEKKEDGSKFSPLYEKELEGGESFVIKLRLCKKKKRSAPFKDFEDVFSNRIKEADEFYKKLEKGKDPELSMIQRQAFAGMLWSKQYFNIDIEHWLDGDEGQPRPPEERLTGRNSGWRTLNNEDIISMPDKWEYPWYAAWDLAFHCLPIALIDPRFAKDQLILIMREWYMAPNGQIPAYEWNFSDVNPPVHAWAALKVFEIERDTHGKADIDFLKRVFQKLMLNFTWWVNRKDSHGKNVFEGGFLGLDNIGVFDRSKDLPHGGKLEQADGTSWMGLFSLYMMKMAIIICKEDDTFEDVATKFFEHFVYISEAINRSDHEWVGAWDSDDGFFYDVLQLPHEEYIPIKVRSLVGLSPLFAVTSVTHETLRKIPDFMVRLEWFYGYRRKLNKYLVLEKFGPDEDLLFSLVNEARLKKLITALLDEDEFLGKGGIRSLSKIHKDGYHININGEDFGISYQPGESDSYLFGGNSNWRGPVWMPMNYLLIHSLREYHKYYGDNFKVEYPTRSGVYLTLDQVADELSRRLIRIFRKDADGNRPVHDKQAIYRDPHFENLILYPEYFHGDTGRAVGASHQTGWTGLVASLIHECGWENNRRK; from the coding sequence ATGGGCAAAAACGCTGAAGAACATCGTCTGGAAGAGCATTACAACAAGGAAAATCCGTGGCTGAAATGGGGTCCCTACCTGAGCGAGCGTCAATGGGGTACCGTACGCGAGGACTATAGCAAAGACGGCGACGCCTGGAACTATTTCCCGCACGATCATGCCCGAAAGAGAACCTATCGTTGGGGTGAGGACGGCATAGCCGGAATTTCCGATGATTGGCAACGCATTTGCTTTTCGGTTGCGCTATGGAATGGCAAGGACAATATACTGAAAGAACGGCTTTTCGGTCTGACGGGCGAGCAAGGAAACCACGGCGAAGACGTAAAGGAGCTGTATTATTATCTGGACAATACGCCTTCCCACGCCTACATGAAGTATCTGTACAAGTACCCTCATGCGACGTTTCCCTATGATGATCTTTTGAAAGTAAATAGGGAACGTGGGAAAACCGAGCCGGAGTACGAGTTGCTGGATACGGGAGTGTTCGAAGGGAACAGATATTTTGATGTCTTGGTCGAATACGCCAAATCCGATGTTGAAGATATATGCGTGCGTATTACCGTAAGCAATAGGGCCAAGGAAAAGGCGTATGTCGCGGTTTTGCCCACTTTGCTGATGCGCAACCTTTGGGCTTTTGGTATGCAAAAGGAGAAATCGGTTATAAGCCTTGAGAAAAAGACTGGGGCTTATGGTGCCGTATCCATTGATCAACCTGACCTGGGTAAATATCATATGTACTATGATACTCCTGATAGACATCTTTTCACTGATAACGAGACCAATAAAAAGGATCTGTACGGACAAAAAGGCGGGACTCCATTTACAAAAGACGCTTTTCATAAAGCTGTTGTAGGGAATGACTATAAATTCCTAGAGAAAAAGGAAGACGGATCAAAATTCTCTCCCCTCTACGAAAAAGAACTGGAAGGTGGCGAGAGTTTCGTCATCAAGTTAAGGCTGTGTAAAAAGAAAAAACGTTCGGCGCCGTTCAAAGATTTCGAAGATGTTTTTAGTAATCGGATCAAGGAGGCTGATGAGTTTTACAAAAAACTGGAAAAGGGAAAAGACCCCGAACTTTCCATGATTCAGCGCCAGGCGTTTGCCGGCATGTTATGGAGTAAGCAGTACTTTAATATCGATATCGAGCATTGGCTTGATGGGGATGAAGGGCAACCCCGGCCACCGGAAGAAAGGTTAACCGGCAGGAACTCTGGTTGGCGGACACTGAATAATGAGGATATCATATCCATGCCCGACAAGTGGGAATATCCATGGTACGCTGCTTGGGATTTGGCCTTCCACTGCTTGCCGATCGCTCTGATTGATCCTCGTTTTGCTAAGGATCAGCTGATTCTGATAATGAGGGAATGGTATATGGCGCCGAATGGTCAGATACCGGCCTATGAGTGGAATTTTAGCGATGTAAATCCACCTGTACATGCTTGGGCTGCGTTAAAGGTCTTCGAAATAGAGCGGGATACCCACGGCAAGGCCGACATTGATTTTCTGAAGAGAGTATTTCAGAAGCTGATGCTCAACTTCACGTGGTGGGTGAACCGAAAAGACTCCCATGGCAAAAACGTGTTTGAGGGAGGCTTCCTTGGCTTGGATAATATCGGAGTGTTTGACAGGAGTAAAGATTTGCCGCATGGCGGAAAACTGGAACAGGCAGACGGAACTAGTTGGATGGGGCTTTTCTCATTGTATATGATGAAGATGGCGATCATTATCTGCAAAGAGGACGACACCTTTGAGGATGTGGCCACCAAGTTCTTCGAGCATTTTGTCTATATCTCCGAGGCAATCAATCGTTCCGATCACGAATGGGTAGGGGCCTGGGATAGCGACGACGGATTCTTTTATGATGTTCTACAGCTTCCTCATGAAGAGTATATTCCTATCAAGGTTCGGTCATTGGTTGGGCTAAGTCCGTTGTTTGCGGTTACGTCAGTAACGCATGAGACGCTCCGAAAAATTCCGGACTTTATGGTCCGTTTGGAGTGGTTTTACGGATACAGGCGCAAGCTTAATAAGTATCTCGTACTTGAAAAATTCGGACCGGATGAGGACCTGTTATTCTCATTGGTCAATGAGGCCCGGCTGAAAAAGTTGATTACCGCGCTTTTGGATGAGGACGAGTTTCTTGGGAAAGGGGGAATCCGTTCTCTTTCCAAAATCCATAAAGACGGCTATCATATCAATATCAACGGTGAAGATTTTGGTATCTCATACCAACCCGGCGAATCTGACTCTTATCTCTTTGGCGGGAATTCCAATTGGCGTGGCCCCGTATGGATGCCTATGAATTACTTGCTGATTCATTCTTTACGGGAATACCATAAATACTACGGCGATAACTTCAAAGTTGAATATCCGACTCGATCAGGTGTGTATTTGACCTTGGACCAGGTAGCTGACGAGCTTTCAAGGCGTTTGATACGGATTTTCCGCAAAGACGCTGACGGTAACAGGCCTGTACACGATAAGCAAGCGATTTATCGTGATCCGCATTTCGAGAACTTGATTCTATATCCTGAATATTTTCACGGAGATACGGGCCGGGCTGTAGGCGCAAGCCACCAAACGGGGTGGACGGGTTTGGTGGCCTCACTGATACATGAATGCGGTTGGGAAAATAACCGCCGTAAATAA
- the selD gene encoding selenide, water dikinase SelD, with amino-acid sequence MEKIDLLKTVEYGGCSAKLSPTQLAEILSKLPKSSDERLLVDIDTHDDAGVYKLNDDTALIYTTDFFPPVCSDPFEFGQIAAANALSDVYAMGGTPIMALNIMMFSADKLPVEAFAEILQGGHDKVSEAGALTVGGHTIDDHPPKFGLAVVGTVQPDKLITNAKAQVGDALILTKPLGIGALIAGHREELAKESDYKRALEQMKLLNKKGAEIMAKHGAKAATDVTGFGLLGHAREIAKASDVSLIILTEEISFLPGAYELYDDGCIPGAAFRNLDYVKSDTEFGPELDYNLKMLCCDPQTSGGLLISIPSEKAHDLLSDLHASGIHDEASIIGEVVAPGQSRITLI; translated from the coding sequence ATGGAAAAAATAGATTTACTCAAAACCGTAGAATACGGCGGATGTTCGGCCAAACTCTCCCCAACCCAACTCGCCGAAATCTTGTCGAAGTTACCGAAATCCTCCGACGAGCGATTATTGGTAGATATCGATACGCATGACGACGCCGGAGTTTACAAACTCAACGACGACACCGCACTAATCTACACCACCGACTTTTTCCCGCCCGTTTGCTCGGATCCTTTCGAATTCGGACAAATTGCCGCCGCCAATGCGCTCAGTGATGTCTACGCCATGGGCGGCACACCGATTATGGCCTTGAATATCATGATGTTCAGCGCCGACAAACTTCCCGTGGAAGCATTCGCCGAAATCCTGCAAGGCGGGCATGACAAAGTAAGCGAAGCCGGCGCATTGACGGTAGGCGGGCATACCATCGACGACCATCCCCCAAAATTCGGTTTGGCGGTAGTCGGCACGGTCCAGCCAGACAAACTCATTACCAACGCCAAGGCCCAAGTCGGTGATGCACTGATCTTAACTAAGCCTCTGGGAATCGGGGCGTTAATCGCCGGACACCGCGAGGAATTGGCGAAAGAATCGGACTATAAGAGAGCTTTGGAACAAATGAAACTGCTCAACAAAAAGGGGGCGGAAATAATGGCCAAACACGGAGCCAAAGCCGCCACCGACGTCACGGGATTCGGCCTTCTGGGGCACGCCCGAGAAATAGCCAAAGCCAGCGATGTCTCGCTAATAATCCTCACTGAGGAAATCTCGTTTTTACCCGGTGCCTACGAGCTCTATGATGACGGATGCATTCCCGGCGCCGCTTTCCGCAATTTGGACTACGTCAAATCAGATACGGAATTTGGCCCGGAACTGGATTACAACCTCAAGATGCTCTGCTGTGATCCGCAAACTTCCGGAGGTCTCTTGATCTCCATTCCATCCGAAAAAGCGCATGACCTACTAAGCGACTTGCACGCTTCCGGAATACATGACGAAGCCTCTATTATCGGAGAAGTCGTAGCCCCCGGGCAATCAAGAATCACTTTAATATAG
- a CDS encoding DUF3343 domain-containing protein, which produces MSSKRYFILFKNIRQVIKAEKYFREKQIACKVMPVPSRISSECGMCLEVNKPANEAQLENLRQVGFECSCVAL; this is translated from the coding sequence ATGAGCTCCAAAAGATATTTTATCTTATTCAAAAATATCCGTCAAGTCATAAAAGCGGAAAAGTACTTCAGGGAAAAGCAGATTGCTTGCAAAGTGATGCCCGTCCCTTCCCGTATCTCGTCGGAATGTGGAATGTGCCTTGAGGTAAACAAGCCGGCTAACGAAGCGCAATTAGAAAACCTTCGCCAAGTAGGGTTCGAATGTTCGTGTGTAGCCCTTTAG
- a CDS encoding aminotransferase class V-fold PLP-dependent enzyme, with amino-acid sequence MKKNALTYFDNAATSFPKPVAVASAITEYLTETGGTYGRSAHGRAFRVSAEVEACRDALADALGTETPECVSFAHNATHASNLLLRGLNLKGTVWHSPMEHNAIMRPLEYLRKKRRIQLRELPAGSDGKIQLDKLDLIGKDTALVVVNHQSNVNGVIQPLREIKKAIGETPILVDASQSLGNSPVKTDEWELDYVIFTGHKSLLGPTGTGGFFARHSDLPEPLLFGGTGSQSDSLDMPAFAPDKFEAGTPNVAGIFGLLGALQNRPEPEHTPDDFRKLLEEIEDLPQYEIYRAKSLLDQGETFSLRHRSIDVSELNARLYHDFGIETRSGLHCAPMAHRFLGTFPQGTCRVSLSPYHRPDDLAYLLDALKRIEK; translated from the coding sequence ATGAAAAAAAACGCACTCACGTACTTCGACAACGCAGCCACCAGCTTTCCCAAACCCGTAGCCGTGGCCTCGGCCATTACCGAATATCTCACGGAAACGGGAGGAACCTACGGGCGTTCAGCCCATGGGCGCGCCTTTCGGGTAAGCGCCGAAGTGGAAGCCTGCCGCGACGCCTTGGCCGATGCGCTCGGCACCGAAACACCCGAATGCGTGAGCTTCGCCCATAACGCCACACACGCCTCAAACCTCCTGCTTCGAGGCCTGAACTTGAAGGGTACCGTCTGGCATAGTCCGATGGAACACAACGCAATTATGCGTCCGTTGGAATATTTGAGAAAAAAAAGGCGGATCCAGCTCCGTGAATTACCCGCCGGTTCAGACGGAAAAATTCAGCTTGATAAACTGGACCTGATCGGGAAAGACACCGCTCTGGTAGTTGTCAATCATCAAAGTAATGTAAACGGCGTTATCCAGCCCCTTCGGGAAATCAAAAAAGCCATCGGCGAGACTCCGATATTGGTGGACGCTTCGCAATCGCTCGGTAATTCCCCCGTCAAAACCGACGAGTGGGAGTTGGACTACGTAATATTTACCGGGCACAAAAGCCTGCTCGGTCCGACGGGAACCGGGGGTTTCTTCGCCCGCCATTCCGATTTGCCCGAGCCTCTGCTCTTCGGCGGAACAGGAAGCCAAAGCGACAGCCTTGATATGCCGGCCTTCGCTCCGGACAAATTCGAGGCGGGCACGCCAAACGTTGCCGGGATTTTCGGATTGCTTGGAGCTCTTCAAAACCGTCCCGAGCCTGAGCATACGCCGGATGACTTCCGTAAGTTGCTTGAAGAAATCGAGGACCTACCGCAATACGAAATCTATCGGGCAAAATCACTTCTGGATCAAGGCGAGACATTCTCCCTACGCCATCGTTCGATAGACGTATCCGAACTTAACGCTCGCCTATATCACGATTTTGGCATCGAAACCCGCTCCGGACTACATTGCGCGCCGATGGCTCACCGCTTTCTGGGCACATTCCCGCAGGGCACTTGCCGGGTCTCATTGTCCCCATACCATCGCCCGGACGACTTGGCCTATTTGCTCGACGCATTAAAGCGAATCGAGAAATAA
- the yedF gene encoding sulfurtransferase-like selenium metabolism protein YedF, with the protein MKVVDARGKRCPQPMIMAKRLWKTLADSEIFEVWVDNAVACENLNSFLADHNASPKSIEREGYTAIEARKPEKASEKPEPEAVCAPSNSAYTVVLKNDKMGHGDDALGEILIKGYINALAEIDKLPEAIVLYNAGVLLARKDSGASEGLAELSQKGVDIILCGACVDYYEIKSDIACGRISNMYVIAELLAKTGHIVYP; encoded by the coding sequence ATGAAAGTTGTTGACGCCCGGGGAAAACGGTGCCCCCAACCCATGATTATGGCCAAAAGGCTATGGAAAACGCTGGCTGACAGCGAAATATTCGAAGTATGGGTAGACAACGCCGTGGCTTGCGAAAACCTGAACTCTTTTTTGGCCGACCATAACGCATCGCCAAAGTCGATAGAGCGGGAAGGCTACACGGCCATCGAGGCCAGAAAGCCCGAAAAAGCGAGCGAAAAACCTGAGCCCGAAGCGGTTTGCGCTCCATCCAACAGCGCCTACACCGTAGTCTTGAAAAACGACAAAATGGGCCATGGCGATGACGCGTTGGGCGAAATATTGATAAAAGGGTACATTAACGCCTTGGCCGAAATCGACAAACTTCCCGAAGCCATCGTGCTTTACAACGCCGGCGTTTTACTGGCCCGAAAAGATTCGGGAGCCTCCGAAGGGCTCGCTGAACTTTCCCAAAAAGGCGTTGATATCATTCTCTGCGGCGCCTGCGTGGACTATTACGAGATAAAATCCGACATCGCCTGCGGACGCATTTCCAATATGTACGTCATCGCCGAGCTGTTGGCCAAAACGGGACATATCGTTTACCCTTGA
- the mnmH gene encoding tRNA 2-selenouridine(34) synthase MnmH — MKKVDVEEFLRLGSSGAIVDVRSPGEYAKGHMPGAVNLPIFTDKERAVVGTIYKQKGQQPAIDRGLEIVGPKMAGFVREARKLAQNDTPLAVHCWRGGMRSGSMAWLFQTAGIPCVLLEGGYKAYRNRCLKIFGEERNYVVLSGMTGSGKTELLHAMEEQGDTIIDLEKMANHRGSAFGSLGMEKQPTCEQFSNDLAELIQSIPTDKTIWLEDESRTVGSVFIPEEFFAQMRQAPRVYLDVEKSARVQRLVKDYACFPKEKLETSLKKIGKKLGSANLNKAIQALEADDFEFVANMALSYYDKAYRHSTQTNDSRSVHITEEPLENVIEKIREASKR; from the coding sequence ATGAAGAAAGTCGATGTTGAAGAATTCCTACGCTTAGGCTCCTCCGGTGCGATCGTCGATGTGCGGTCACCGGGCGAATACGCCAAAGGCCATATGCCGGGAGCCGTAAACCTGCCCATTTTCACGGACAAGGAACGCGCCGTGGTAGGAACCATATACAAGCAAAAGGGCCAACAGCCCGCCATCGATCGCGGGTTGGAGATTGTAGGGCCGAAGATGGCCGGTTTTGTGCGGGAAGCCCGAAAACTTGCCCAAAACGACACGCCTCTGGCCGTCCACTGTTGGCGAGGCGGCATGCGGAGCGGAAGTATGGCTTGGCTATTCCAAACCGCCGGTATCCCCTGCGTTTTGTTGGAAGGCGGTTACAAAGCTTACCGCAACCGTTGCCTGAAGATTTTTGGGGAAGAAAGAAATTACGTGGTGCTCAGCGGAATGACCGGCAGCGGTAAAACGGAATTGCTCCACGCCATGGAAGAACAAGGTGACACGATCATCGACTTGGAGAAAATGGCCAACCACCGGGGTTCTGCGTTCGGATCGTTGGGCATGGAGAAACAGCCCACCTGCGAACAGTTTTCCAACGATTTGGCCGAACTAATTCAAAGCATTCCGACAGACAAGACAATCTGGCTTGAGGACGAAAGCCGGACCGTAGGAAGCGTTTTTATTCCCGAAGAGTTCTTCGCCCAAATGCGACAAGCGCCACGGGTGTATCTTGATGTTGAAAAATCTGCACGGGTACAGCGATTGGTAAAGGATTACGCTTGTTTTCCGAAAGAAAAGCTCGAAACTTCTTTAAAGAAAATCGGGAAGAAACTCGGTAGCGCAAACCTTAACAAGGCAATCCAAGCTCTCGAAGCTGACGATTTTGAGTTTGTCGCCAATATGGCCTTGTCATATTACGACAAAGCGTATCGCCATTCGACCCAGACAAACGATTCCCGCTCGGTGCACATAACGGAAGAACCTTTGGAAAACGTTATCGAAAAAATCAGAGAGGCTTCAAAACGATAA